The proteins below are encoded in one region of Segatella copri:
- a CDS encoding FKBP-type peptidyl-prolyl cis-trans isomerase — protein MYKKLIYGVLLLLTIASCSESSEQEDEYANWKERNDVFFQGIFFKADSAINAGSNNWKIIRNWSLQEQFGVQKENNIVVHVLENSTNTSVPIYTDSVVVDIQGMLMPTDKEERGTVFYTTFSGKDRNVSSDLRLTISAKGTLQKQEIDGLSTALQKMHIGDRWMVYVPYNLALKNQSSVSPFVPAYSTMIFDITLLGIKHT, from the coding sequence ATGTATAAGAAACTGATTTATGGAGTATTGCTACTCTTGACAATAGCATCTTGTAGCGAATCATCTGAACAAGAAGATGAATATGCTAATTGGAAAGAGAGGAATGATGTGTTTTTCCAAGGTATATTTTTCAAGGCTGATTCAGCAATTAATGCTGGAAGTAATAATTGGAAAATTATACGTAATTGGTCTCTTCAAGAGCAGTTTGGAGTACAGAAAGAAAATAATATCGTAGTGCATGTTCTAGAAAATAGTACAAATACTTCTGTTCCGATTTATACCGATTCGGTTGTGGTAGATATTCAAGGTATGTTAATGCCAACTGATAAGGAAGAAAGGGGAACTGTATTTTATACTACGTTTTCAGGGAAGGATAGGAATGTCTCCTCAGATTTGCGATTAACCATTTCTGCAAAAGGAACATTGCAAAAACAAGAAATTGATGGCTTGTCTACTGCTTTGCAGAAAATGCATATCGGTGATCGCTGGATGGTATACGTACCATATAATCTTGCTTTGAAGAATCAAAGTTCTGTTAGTCCTTTTGTTCCTGCGTACAGTACAATGATATTTGACATTACGTTGCTTGGAATAAAACATACGTAA
- a CDS encoding nitroreductase family protein — protein MESIKNRTSIRKYAEKEVSEELLNRLLEEAERTPTMGNLQLYSVVVTRSEEGKKALAPAHFNQPMVTEAPVILTICADYRRTTLWAENRKGTPGYDNILSFMNAATDALLFTQTFTNLAEEAGLGTCFLGTTVYMPKMIIDTLKLPKLVMPVATLTIGWPAEHPALSDRLPLRSIIHHEHFEDYTPEKIDDFYAEKEALEENKEFVRINNVETLAQVFTDIRYTKKDCEAMSVGFIEALKQQGFI, from the coding sequence ATGGAATCGATTAAGAACAGAACAAGCATCAGAAAATATGCAGAGAAGGAAGTATCTGAAGAACTCCTGAACCGCCTTTTGGAAGAGGCTGAGCGCACCCCGACAATGGGAAACCTGCAGCTTTACAGCGTTGTGGTAACAAGAAGTGAAGAAGGAAAGAAGGCGCTGGCGCCAGCCCACTTCAACCAGCCAATGGTAACAGAAGCCCCTGTCATCCTCACCATCTGTGCCGATTATCGCCGCACAACCCTCTGGGCAGAGAACCGCAAGGGAACCCCGGGCTATGACAACATTCTCTCTTTTATGAATGCAGCTACCGATGCCCTTCTCTTTACCCAGACCTTCACGAACCTGGCAGAAGAAGCCGGTTTAGGCACCTGTTTCCTGGGAACTACGGTTTATATGCCAAAGATGATCATCGACACCCTGAAGCTCCCTAAGCTTGTAATGCCAGTAGCCACATTGACAATCGGCTGGCCTGCAGAACATCCAGCCCTGAGCGACCGTCTCCCTCTGCGCAGCATCATCCACCACGAGCATTTCGAAGATTACACCCCAGAGAAGATTGATGACTTCTATGCAGAGAAGGAAGCTCTTGAAGAGAACAAGGAGTTCGTTCGCATCAACAACGTAGAGACCCTAGCCCAGGTTTTTACCGACATCCGATACACAAAGAAGGATTGCGAGGCGATGAGCGTTGGGTTTATCGAAGCCCTCAAGCAGCAAGGATTTATTTAA
- the folB gene encoding dihydroneopterin aldolase — MLFRSKIYLKNVRFHAYHGVLPQETQVGNDYVVNLDVSYDFSRAMETDELAGTLNYAELYELVKQEMEIPSKLLEHVAGRIGKRLFAEYPTIQKIQFAITKVNPPFGADCDGAGVEVVLTNDKTL, encoded by the coding sequence ATGCTTTTCCGTAGTAAGATATACTTGAAGAATGTCCGTTTCCATGCATATCACGGCGTTCTGCCACAGGAAACCCAGGTGGGCAACGATTATGTGGTGAATCTGGATGTGAGCTATGATTTCTCCAGAGCCATGGAAACCGATGAACTGGCTGGAACCCTCAACTATGCAGAACTCTATGAACTCGTGAAACAGGAGATGGAGATACCTAGCAAACTGCTGGAACATGTAGCCGGAAGGATAGGAAAGCGACTCTTTGCAGAATATCCGACTATTCAGAAAATACAATTCGCCATTACCAAAGTTAATCCTCCTTTTGGAGCAGATTGTGACGGCGCAGGGGTAGAAGTTGTATTAACAAATGATAAAACTTTATAG
- a CDS encoding N-acetylmuramoyl-L-alanine amidase family protein, with protein MLKKITFILTLLCMLVLTATGANRRFTLVIDPGHGGHDAGALGAISKEKNINLSVALQFGKYVERNMPDVRVIYTRKTDVFIPLKERANIANRANADLFISVHTNALPAGKIARGFETYTLGMHRAKDNLDVAMRENSVISMEKGYQQTYQGFNPRSSESYIIFEFIQGKNMERSVELARNIQRKVCNGANRPDKGVHQAGFLVLRETSMPSCLIELGFITTADEERLLNDASRVDDIARGIYEGFAQYRNKYDKSISVPYRAADTESVPVAKIVSDTKQEKDERRAEEADTAPRRTVKQVETRATKAKTVQQNRRQNQQDKPAQQSRQTQQNRQNQQNRTVAQNKPAQHKANVADAPVFKLQIFVSNRTLRKGDAHFKGETGYDSYQEGNMVKYTMGASTNYNEIFRLRKTLAEKFPEAFIIAFKNGKKYDVNQAIREFKQNRNR; from the coding sequence ATGTTGAAGAAAATAACATTCATATTGACCCTATTGTGTATGTTGGTGCTGACAGCGACAGGCGCCAACCGCCGTTTCACGCTCGTTATCGACCCAGGTCATGGCGGTCATGATGCGGGTGCACTTGGTGCTATTTCCAAAGAAAAGAATATCAATCTCTCTGTGGCATTGCAGTTTGGCAAATATGTTGAGCGCAATATGCCGGACGTGAGAGTCATCTATACCCGCAAGACGGATGTCTTTATTCCTCTGAAAGAGCGTGCCAACATTGCTAACCGCGCCAATGCCGACCTGTTTATCTCGGTACATACCAATGCGCTGCCAGCCGGTAAGATAGCCCGCGGTTTTGAAACCTATACGCTCGGTATGCACCGTGCCAAGGATAATCTCGATGTGGCTATGCGAGAGAACTCCGTTATCTCGATGGAGAAGGGCTATCAGCAGACCTATCAGGGGTTCAACCCGCGATCTTCTGAAAGCTACATCATCTTCGAGTTCATACAGGGTAAGAATATGGAGAGAAGCGTAGAACTGGCGCGCAATATCCAGCGAAAGGTATGCAACGGTGCCAACCGTCCGGATAAGGGTGTGCATCAGGCAGGATTCCTGGTTCTCAGAGAAACCTCGATGCCCAGCTGTCTGATAGAGCTCGGTTTCATCACCACTGCTGATGAAGAAAGACTGCTCAACGATGCCAGCAGGGTGGATGATATCGCCCGAGGCATCTACGAAGGTTTTGCGCAATATCGCAATAAATACGATAAATCCATCTCGGTTCCTTATCGAGCTGCGGATACAGAATCGGTGCCGGTTGCCAAGATAGTTTCTGATACGAAGCAGGAGAAGGACGAGCGCCGTGCTGAGGAGGCGGATACTGCGCCGAGAAGAACGGTGAAACAGGTGGAAACCAGAGCAACAAAGGCTAAAACGGTTCAGCAGAACAGAAGACAGAACCAGCAGGATAAGCCGGCTCAGCAGAGCAGACAGACGCAGCAGAACAGACAGAACCAGCAGAACAGAACTGTAGCTCAGAATAAGCCGGCACAGCATAAAGCCAATGTAGCCGATGCGCCTGTCTTCAAGCTTCAGATATTTGTCAGCAACCGCACGCTCCGCAAGGGCGATGCCCATTTTAAGGGCGAAACCGGTTATGACAGTTATCAGGAAGGCAATATGGTGAAATATACGATGGGAGCCTCTACCAACTATAATGAGATTTTCCGCTTGCGCAAGACGCTTGCCGAGAAGTTCCCGGAAGCTTTCATCATAGCTTTCAAGAATGGAAAGAAATATGATGTGAATCAGGCTATACGTGAGTTCAAACAGAACAGAAACCGCTGA